Genomic DNA from Dysidea avara chromosome 10, odDysAvar1.4, whole genome shotgun sequence:
CTTTGCACTATTGTCTATTTCACTCATGAAATTTTTCAGACCCcttgctctagccacttggtgGTCAATATCACTCAGAGGGTTCATCATGCTCTCTATCCCATTTTTTTTAGGAGCCACTTTGGTCTCAGAATTAATTTCACTCCTCATCATTTCTCTATTCAATTTGTGGTCAGCACCAATCTGAGGCTTAATATGACTCCACATGACAGTCCTGTTGTGAGCAGTGTCACTTTGAGGGCTGATCTCATCCCCCATCCTCTCTTGATCATCAGCCTGAGGGTTATTTCTTCTATAATAGTCAAGTTCAACCTGtagaaaaaaattaaaagaGAATAAAGCAAATGTAACTTAGCCAATGCACAGATGATTTGCAGAGGTAATATTAAGCTAAATATTGCTTATACCCCGGTAGTGGTAATGCACCTATCTATATGTCACATCTGGGTGGTCCCCTGGGGAGTAGAGATAACTTTTAGAGATACAAATCCCCTGCTACATGAAGCACTGCATGCTGGATTTCTTATCCCTGTATCATATCAATGATTTTCAATACCTATGGTGGATGGTGAATGAAAATTCTCAAATAAATGTCTTAAAAGGCTTTTATACCTTTGTAGTTTGGAGAATTTGTAAGCGTTTTATTGGTGGCTATATATAGCTTGTCTTTTAGGCTCATACCCTATATTGCTATGTGCACTCAATACAAAGCATTCCACCTCAAGGAATGGACACGTTCTAGAGTTCTATTATATGCAGTTACACCTACAACACATAGTTTATTGTTGTGCATATTGCAAGCATGTTCCTCATTCAAACACCGGCTATAAGAAATAGATGCTGGGCTAACTTGTTCAAATGTCATTATTTGTAGAAAAATAAAGCACCCAGCAGGCTGTACATGGACAAGTGGTTCCACGTGGCATGctttttcaaacattttttGCTTAAAAATTGTACACACATGTTCCTCAGTTGCCCAACTCTTTCCTCTGACGTGACATTCACATCACATATCGACAATACAAAGGTTACTGTACAAATATTGACAGACATTTGTACCTGATGGCCATCTAAAGTGTGTAAAGCTGCCTCCATTGCCTTCTCTGCACCTGTCATGCTTTGCATCACCACAAATCCATAACCTTTAGATCTTCCGGTCTCCAAGTCCTAATTTTTATGCGTGTGATGTTGTTAAAAATGTCAACACTTACAATAACAACCCGAGTCTTCTCTACTACACCATACTTTTTGAAATAGTTCTTCAATGTATCTGTAAACAAAAAATCAACTGACACACATCTAGCCTGCATGGGTGATCCGCACATAAAATGTTTGCAACTAGCATAATACCTGTACATACAATAATATGTGGAGAACTTATGTACTTACTATGACAAGTAGTCCATCGCATTCCCAGTACTACCAATTTCCTTGATGATCGCACAGCGTTGAAAGAGTGAGCCGCACTCATCACATGCACACAGCTCGGGTTATATCGTGGAGAGTTTATCACTTCGCACTACTCAGCTCATTCGATCACCCCGTCACACGTTTCCAACTAATGATCACCATTCTAATTAAAGCGTACCATATACGCGTTACTTCGTTACCGTGCAATTTCCATGTTCAGACTGAGGAGATACAAGAAAGTTTTAGCTTTTTCTGCAGTTAGTGCGGCATCTCTGTggctattagagcattacagtGAGGCTAATTCACTATGGTCGTCATTTAGAATTGTGAGGTTCGGGAGGGCTGCATCTGCCGTAAGTCACCTTCAAATCGCAGCATGACGTATATTCACAACACAGGCACTTAATGTTTGCATTGGATACCAATTTTCTCCAACCATTACTGATGGCAGCAGTGATAAAGAAAAAGCAACAAGATCAGAGGTGTGTACGTATATACATGGATTGTTGTTATCCAGTGACTGCGTACAATGTGATGGTTGCAGTTACACCATCAGTCGGCGATATGTCTAAGAGACATGTGTAGCAAGAATGGTGGACTGTTCATCAAAGCAGGACAAGTAGTAGCATCAATGGATTATTTATTTCCTCACGAATATGTTGAAGTGTTCAAAATATTCCACAGTGATGCACCACAGTCCTCCCTTCGACAGCTTAAGCAAGTCTTAGGCAAAGAACTTGGTCAAAATGTTGATGATATTATTGAGGAATTTGTACCCACCCCACTGGGTGCTGCATCATTAGCTCAGTGCCACAAAGTTTATTTGAAGGACGGAAGAACAGTGGCCATGAAGATACAACATCCAAATGTAAAGGCTACGTCTAGTGCTGATGTTAAGACGATTGAAGTATGGAAAATTATGCTACAGTAACTACTGTTTTTGTATGTCTCTTGATAGTTTTTGGTCTACTGTGCTTCATGGTTGTTTCCAAGTTTCCAGTTCAACTGGTTAGTGGAGGAAATCAAGCGCAACTTACCAAATGAGTTAGACTTCATATGTGAAGCTCAGAATATGGAGAAATTCTCTAAATTGTTTACACAGTTCCCTTTTATTAAGGTACAGTGAGGgtgcttgtgtgtatgtatacccTGGAGTGTGGACACCTTAGTAATGTATAAAATGCAGTGGAGTACAGAAGTTTGCAGAATCTTTGCTACAAAACTGTAAAGTGAGAACTGAAAAAAATTTCAGAAATTCCCTATACAAACACATCTAGGAATGCTTGCATAAATGCTGCTGACCTAGCCTTTGTCACATTGCTGAAACCACACTTCAAAGGTGCCTAAAATCTTTAAGTATTTGTCTGTGTTGCAATCATGGGAAAATAAGCCATGAAAAGAAGACTGGAATTATAATAGAGAAGCTTTGATAGGCACACCAGCCAGAAACCATTGGTTATTAAATGTTATAAAGAAGCATTGATAGTGGTGCACACAGGCTGGGTatcagcaagagttcataatatttgtatatacaaatattatgaactctttctATCATGGTGTTGCTCATGGGATGTAATTCATGTATATTGTAGTGTTTATGTCAGTGCTGCTACTAACTGCTGTTGGTACTGAATGGGTGCAGGCAGACTGGTAACCTCTAGGACAGTAGCAGCACCCAAATCATCAGCTCAGTCCAAACCCTCCTGCAAAAAGAATGCTTGAGTGTACACTTGTTTTAATGCCCTGCTCTCGGCTTGCAAGGCTATTGCTAGGACacaccactacacacacattattactgcatgaTTATACAATACACTAGAGCAGAACATGTTGAACTTGCAGGCTCCCACTGTACACTGGGACCTAACTACCAGGAGTGTCCTAACAATGGAGTTCTGTGAAGGAGGAAAGATTAATGACTTTCAATACATGAAGCAGAGAGGAATAGATTGCACAGAGGTGTGTACGGTTCTGCAGTATTCTCTTTTCAAATTCTGTACAGGTTTCGTGGAAGTTAGGAAGGCTATACAGCGAGATGATATTTGTTAATGGGTACATTCATTGTGACCCTCATCCTGGAAATGTCCTCATTAGAAAAGATGCAGACAGAGAAACTGAAATTATAATGCTTGACCATGGTCTCTATACTGTAAGTTTGACCCCATCATTTACTAGTGTCAATTTGACCTTGTATTATTCAGCAATTGACTGATGAGTTTCGACTTACCTACTGCAACCTCTGGCAAGGAATGTTGAAGGGGGACACTGAAGTAGTTAAACATAATTGTCAGCTGCTAAATGCTGGGAATCTCTATCCATTACTTGCTAGCATGGTGTGTGCACAAACATGGGACAGTATAGCAAATGCTGAACTTGATAAAGGTCCTCCTTCTTCAACTGAAGTAAGGAACTTGTGTGTGATTTGGAAATGATTGTCTTGTTTTATAGAAAGCTCACATCAAGAAATACGTAATTCAATACTCTAGTGAGATCACTCAATTATTGGCTACTGTTCCACGTGATTTATTGCTCATTTTCAAGACCAATGACCTAGTCCGCAGCGTGGAAAGATCACTTGGCACAAGACACAGTGCTACAGGCTTCATCACTATGTCGAAGTGTTGTGTTAGGGCAGTTGCTAATAACAGTATTAAACATAGCAATGGTCTACTCATGACAGTAACTGCTAAACTAAAAATGTATTACCAACTTTTAATACTACACTTGTATGAATTATGGCATAACTTCGTTTAAGAATTTAACGTTAACTTTTCAAAATGGGTAAGGAATACAATGGACAAAACCACTAAACGACACTATCTCAGCAGTCACAGGTGAGATTATAAGGGTAACACAGAAGTGTCAGATCGCTTCAATGTCGATATCATCTATGTTTTCTTCCTTTGCAGCTTCCTCTTGCACTATGATACCACCTCCGGAACCCTTCTGCTTGTCAGAATAAACAACCTAATTGTTGGGAGATTCACAGTAGTACTAGCAGTGTTTGTTTCTGTACCTTGACCTCATCTTCATCACTAGAGCTTTCTTCCTCAGCACTGCGTAGCCATTCTATAACTGGCGTTGCAATGCTACGTATCTTGGTGGCTAATTCAGCAGCTATTATTTGCTTCTTTGGCATCTATAGAGAATACTAACCATAAAGTCTTATCCATACAAACTTGTCCACGTGATCACCCTCGTGTTTTTACTCACCTTGGTATGCCATTCAAAAAATGCCTCTTCCTCCACCAGATCACTATCATAGAGTGCTTTAAGGATGTGTGGCACCTTAGCCATCAGTTCTGGGTGATCTGTAGCCACCAttccttccacagcatccagaAGGTGTTTCTGAGATTTGGTCTTGCCATATACAAACTGCAAGAAGATGGGACGGTAGACTGTAACTTGGTTCAAGATGTCCTTGTCAAACAGCAGCTCTGCCAGAATGCCAGCGGCCTTGTCAAACATGTCTAGACGTTCCGCCTCAGCTTTCACAGTACTAAGATCCTTAGCAAGACGAGATACTCCCCCAGCACTGATAATGCCCTACACCAAAGAGTGAGCATTCTTATACGCCCGCCACATGTAAAACACAAGATTTACACTACACACCTTTGTGAACTTGTAGAAGAGGTCTACCCTTTCAGCTGATGTCTTCTCCAGGTCACTGTGCATGGTAAGAGTGGCAACACCATTTGACATCTTTTCCATCCGAGCCTTTACAGCATCCTCTGATGTGTCCACACTCCACTCATCATTTTCATCATCGTCATTATCATCAGAACCACTCTTACTGTCCTAAACGAAAGCATATCCATAGCTATGCAAGATTCATTATACTTGCCTTTGTGTTTTCATCAAACTTGAATCCATCCTTTTCTGGAGAAGTAGGAGATTCTGTAGGAGAATCTTTCCCCTTACGCTGTTGGCTCTTCTTTCCTTTTCTACCCCTAATAGAGCACACCATCACATTATTAcacaataacataattatactaacTTCTTTCCACCACCACCAGCTGTTGCAGATTGTCCTGAAGGATTATTAACAATGTGGGTAGTCAACTTGTGCCTCATGTCCAGTAATCCATGATAGCCACATGCAGCACAATCCTGGCTGATCTTGGTCTTGGAGGAAGACACAATCTAAATGGGGAgggaaaaaacaacaaaaaaaacctgTCAACTCTAATTAATGAACACTccatcaatattaattttatgcatcATCATCTTGGTCAAAATTACATCAGTGTTGCACAAGTGGCTTACCAAAGCAGTTTCGGGGTTTTCACATTCTGGGCAGAGGACAAACTTCTTGATGAACCCATCCAGCAAATCTTGTAGCCTGGCCACCTCATGCGACCCATTGACAATGTAGCGACTGTTCTTGGCATCCATTTGGGTCTGAGCACCAAGCTCACACCCAAAGAACTTGCATATATCTGGAGTTAAAAAATGAAACACGTGAAGTTTGTACAAGTAACCACTGTGTATTCACCAAATTAACGCAATGTACTAGTAATTCAATGATGTCTACACATACACAAAGACACTATACTCCACACATAATGGGTCCTTACAGGTTGGTGGTCTTTCCAAAGCTTTTCCAACAGCCTCAGCATTCACAATCACTGTCTTTATACCATTGCCTTTCCCTTCGACCTGAGAGCACAGGATGGTTAAACAGTAAAGCACACCCAAGACATTTTACCTTAGCCACTAGAGGAGGCATCTTGTATCGGTAGAATTGGTCTGGGTTGTCTCGGTTGACGTTAATTGCCATTGTGAGTGTAGTATAAGTTGTTCAGGTAAATAATCAACACTAAAACATTTATCACTAGTTAGCAACTCTACAGAGTAGTCGTTAGTTTGATGATTCTTCATGCAAATTGTAAGTAACAGGTCGGGTTTACTGTCAGCGTCTCCTGTAAATGTAACAACTGTTGTAAATTACCGCCATTTGTGATTGCATCATGCGAACAAAATAGCGGGATATCCAACAAACACATCTTTCTACTGCTTACCCCTTTTTTTCTTAGAGTTGTAGAACTTCATAAACCTTTTTTCTTGAATTCCTCTCGGCGATATCTCGACTAGAAGGGATGGAACAAAAAGGCGTTAAAATCAAACCAGACGGCACAAAACTGTAACTTTCTTATGATTATAAATCACAAATAACCTTGGACAAGTGACTGAATCTCCGTAACTTATGTCACAACTTTAATACACACAACTTCGCTTCTCACACGCAACTTACCAACAACAAAGAGTGAGACTCTCGTGAGTACCTAGATCACATGACAGTTATCTTTGTtgatagtctcgtgcccagcagggctcgcgctaatgcgcattagcgcgagccccaCGAGACTACATCGTTCAATCTCATTTTGTTTCGAGCGCTTATAATGCCTTTTTTGTTAGCACTAGCGGCAGCACTGCAATGTATATTTAAAAGCCTCGAGCTCCATGCCATGTACTCACTAACATTGAATTGCATGTATTCCATCATGCATATGCTAGCA
This window encodes:
- the LOC136268580 gene encoding DAZ-associated protein 1-like, producing MSAAHSFNAVRSSRKLVVLGMRWTTCHNTLKNYFKKYGVVEKTRVVIDLETGRSKGYGFVVMQSMTGAEKAMEAALHTLDGHQVELDYYRRNNPQADDQERMGDEISPQSDTAHNRTVMWSHIKPQIGADHKLNREMMRSEINSETKVAPKKNGIESMMNPLSDIDHQVARARGLKNFMSEIDNSAKMGGMGNPESDSIAKGQNTEPITAATNYAAIDFKLTHRKRKVSDDDGDSDDN
- the LOC136268576 gene encoding aarF domain-containing protein kinase 1-like, with the protein product MFRLRRYKKVLAFSAVSAASLWLLEHYSEANSLWSSFRIVRFGRAASAALNVCIGYQFSPTITDGSSDKEKATRSELHHQSAICLRDMCSKNGGLFIKAGQVVASMDYLFPHEYVEVFKIFHSDAPQSSLRQLKQVLGKELGQNVDDIIEEFVPTPLGAASLAQCHKVYLKDGRTVAMKIQHPNVKATSSADVKTIEFLVYCASWLFPSFQFNWLVEEIKRNLPNELDFICEAQNMEKFSKLFTQFPFIKAPTVHWDLTTRSVLTMEFCEGGKINDFQYMKQRGIDCTEVSWKLGRLYSEMIFVNGYIHCDPHPGNVLIRKDADRETEIIMLDHGLYTQLTDEFRLTYCNLWQGMLKGDTEVVKHNCQLLNAGNLYPLLASMVCAQTWDSIANAELDKGPPSSTEKAHIKKYVIQYSSEITQLLATVPRDLLLIFKTNDLVRSVERSLGTRHSATGFITMSKCCVRAVANNSIKHSNGLLMTVTAKLKMYYQLLILHLYELWHNFV
- the LOC136268577 gene encoding eukaryotic translation initiation factor 5-like; the encoded protein is MAINVNRDNPDQFYRYKMPPLVAKVEGKGNGIKTVIVNAEAVGKALERPPTYICKFFGCELGAQTQMDAKNSRYIVNGSHEVARLQDLLDGFIKKFVLCPECENPETALIVSSSKTKISQDCAACGYHGLLDMRHKLTTHIVNNPSGQSATAGGGGKKGRKGKKSQQRKGKDSPTESPTSPEKDGFKFDENTKDSKSGSDDNDDDENDEWSVDTSEDAVKARMEKMSNGVATLTMHSDLEKTSAERVDLFYKFTKGIISAGGVSRLAKDLSTVKAEAERLDMFDKAAGILAELLFDKDILNQVTVYRPIFLQFVYGKTKSQKHLLDAVEGMVATDHPELMAKVPHILKALYDSDLVEEEAFFEWHTKMPKKQIIAAELATKIRSIATPVIEWLRSAEEESSSDEDEVKVVYSDKQKGSGGGIIVQEEAAKEENIDDIDIEAI